One window of the Chanodichthys erythropterus isolate Z2021 chromosome 2, ASM2448905v1, whole genome shotgun sequence genome contains the following:
- the si:dkey-85k15.4 gene encoding peptidoglycan DL-endopeptidase CwlO codes for MDLQALETVSALLNEGIVSICNICKSLLDSDPKTGMCSNYKQIREHIEHAEQCLNKSEKMCEEKLKCLDECMEKPTKEKEKVEQQNKEKRKTMGELHIEMKSAEESLKHSEAALEEAEKIVALRKDEIKRETGRKNTGKGVAIAGAVLTPIPLLGFIAGSIMMIAGGSVIAVASKAIRDAEDELKKNESQVKENSNKVSNYHSSISTIQNEIKETEKVLNKFQKGIEEVKQHLKVTADFQEIVRKAVRLLSDLSGKVTVLEKQTQCFILWGPVVNVMKAVMKAVVNVAENRLLCNQGVPAFINALRENVGGLALCNSAQNSEHDSYY; via the exons ATGGATTTGCAGGCATTGGAGACAGTTTCTGCGCTTCTAAATGAGGGAATTGTCTCTATCTGTAACATCTGCAAGTCCCTCTTGGATTCAGATCCCAAGACTGGCATGTGCTCCAATTACAAACAAATCAGGGAACATATTGAGCATGCTGAGCAGTGCCTGAACAAATCAGAGAAAATGTGtgaagaaaaactgaaatgtttggATGAATGCATGGAGAAACCTactaaagaaaaagaaaaggttgAGCAACAGAACAAGGAAAAACGCAAGACTATGGGTGAATTACACATCGAGATGAAATCTGCTGAAGAATCATTAAAGCATTCTGAAGCTGCTTTGGAGGAGGCTGAAAAAATTGTAGCATTAAGAAAAGATGAAATAAAAAGAGAGACGGGTAGGAAGAACACAGGTAAAGGTGTAGCAATAGCAGGGGCAGTACTGACTCCAATACCACTTCTGGGATTTATTGCTG GTTCAATAATGATGATCGCAGGAGGAAGTGTAATTGCTGTTGCCTCCAAGGCCATCAGGGATGCTGAAgatgaactaaaaaaaaatgagtcCCAAGTGAAAGAGAACAGCAATAAGGTGTCTAATTACCATTCCAGTATCTCAACCATACAGAATGAGATTAAAGAGACTGAGAAGGTGCTGAATAAATTTCAGAAGGGGATTGAAGAGGTGAAGCAGCATCTAAAGGTCACAGCTGATTTTCAGGAAATTGTCAGGAAAGCTGTGAGGCTTCTGAGTGATCTTAGTGGGAAAGTCACTGTACTGGAGAAGCAAACTCAATGTTTCATCCTTTGGGGGCCTGTGGTAAATGTCATGAAAGCTGTGATGAAGGCAGTAGTAAATGTTGCAGAGAATCGGCTCCTTTGTAATCAGGGTGTACCAGCCTTTATAAATGCTTTGAGGGAGAATGTTGGAGGACTAGCTTTATGCAACTCAGCCCAAAATTCTGAACATGACAGCTATTACTGA